From the genome of Macrobrachium nipponense isolate FS-2020 chromosome 29, ASM1510439v2, whole genome shotgun sequence, one region includes:
- the LOC135206065 gene encoding trafficking protein particle complex subunit 3-like — translation MSRQSMRANDPKKVSGELFTLTYGSLVAQLLQDYENVDDVNRQLERMGYNIGMRLIEDFLARANPGRCYDLRDTADKIQQAFKLYLGVSPSIGSWSPGGDEFSVVLDTNPLAEFVELPDNYLGLRYSNILAGVIRGACEMVQLEVMVWFIADQLKGDNVTEIRVKFIKRIEDAIPAGED, via the exons ATGTCACGACAGAGTATGAGAGCAAATGACCCAAAGAAAGTG AGTGGAGAATTGTTCACCCTCACATATGGGTCCTTAGTTGCCCAATTATTGCAAGATTACGAAAATGTAGATGATGTAAACAGACAGCTTGAACGCATGGGTTACAACATTGGAATGCGTCTTATTGAAGATTTCCTCGCACGAGCTAACCCAGGTCGATGCTATGACCTAAGAGATACAGCTGATAAGATTCAG caaGCATTCAAGTTGTACCTAGGTGTATCACCAAGTATTGGCAGTTGGAGTCCAGGAGGAGATGAATTCTCAGTTGTTTTAGACACAAATCCATTGGCAGAATTTGTTGAGCTCCCTGACAATTACCTTGGTCTTCGTTATTCCAATATTCTTGCAGGTGTTATACGGGGAGCATGTGAAATG GTTCAGTTGGAGGTAATGGTGTGGTTTATTGCTGATCAGCTGAAAGGTGACAACGTGACCGAGATCAGAGTGAAGTTCATTAAGAGAATTGAAGATGCTATACCTGCTGGAGAAGATTAA